One window of the Bacteroidota bacterium genome contains the following:
- the kbl gene encoding glycine C-acetyltransferase, translated as MSDTATTLYRDILDDIREAGLYKEERVITSQQDADIQVGQNGHAAEVLNFCANNYLGLANDPDLIRAAQEGIEKYGFGLASVRFICGTQTIHKELEQRLAAYHGKDDAILYAACFDANAGLFETLLDKECAVISDALNHASIIDGVRLCKAARYRFAHGDMGELEDALKDSQDAKVRMITTDGVFSMDGAIAKLDEICALAERYDALVHVDECHSTGFFGPTGRGAAEYRGVLDKVDIITSTLGKALGGASGGFTVASQEVVDLLRQRSRPYLFSNTVAPAIVYASIRVLDRLEETADLRQTLEDNTRYFRDQMTAAGFDIKPGEHPIVPIMLYDAKLAQGVAADLLDEGIYVIGFSFPVVPRGEARIRVQVSAAHTRAHLDRCIAAFTKVGKRHGVV; from the coding sequence ATGTCCGACACTGCCACGACGCTCTACCGCGACATCCTCGACGACATCCGCGAGGCGGGCCTCTACAAAGAGGAGCGCGTCATCACCTCGCAGCAGGACGCCGACATCCAGGTCGGCCAGAACGGGCACGCCGCCGAGGTGCTGAACTTCTGCGCCAACAACTACCTCGGCCTCGCCAACGACCCCGACCTCATCCGCGCCGCGCAGGAGGGGATCGAGAAATACGGCTTCGGGCTCGCCTCCGTCCGGTTCATCTGCGGTACCCAGACGATCCACAAAGAGCTGGAGCAGCGCCTCGCCGCCTACCACGGCAAGGACGACGCGATCCTCTACGCCGCCTGCTTCGACGCCAACGCCGGACTGTTCGAGACCCTCCTCGACAAGGAGTGCGCCGTGATCTCCGACGCGCTCAACCACGCGAGCATCATCGACGGCGTCCGGCTCTGCAAGGCGGCCCGCTACCGCTTCGCGCACGGCGACATGGGCGAGCTCGAAGACGCGCTGAAGGACAGCCAGGACGCCAAGGTCCGCATGATTACGACCGACGGCGTCTTCTCGATGGACGGCGCGATTGCCAAGCTCGACGAGATCTGCGCCCTCGCCGAGCGGTACGACGCGCTCGTCCACGTCGACGAGTGCCACTCGACCGGCTTCTTCGGCCCGACGGGTCGGGGCGCGGCCGAGTACCGGGGCGTGCTCGACAAGGTCGACATCATCACGAGCACGCTCGGCAAGGCGCTCGGCGGAGCCTCGGGCGGGTTCACGGTCGCCAGCCAGGAGGTCGTCGACCTGCTCCGGCAGCGCTCGCGGCCCTACCTCTTCTCCAACACCGTCGCTCCGGCGATTGTCTACGCCTCGATCCGCGTCCTCGACCGGCTGGAGGAGACCGCGGACCTCCGGCAGACGCTCGAAGACAACACGCGCTACTTCCGCGACCAGATGACCGCTGCCGGGTTCGACATCAAACCCGGCGAGCACCCCATCGTCCCGATCATGCTCTACGACGCCAAGCTCGCCCAGGGCGTCGCCGCCGACCTCCTCGACGAGGGTATCTACGTCATCGGCTTCTCGTTCCCCGTCGTGCCGAGGGGCGAGGCACGCATCCGCGTCCAGGTCTCGGCCGCCCACACGCGCGCCCACCTCGACCGCTGCATCGCCGCGTTCACAAAGGTCGGCAAGCGGCACGGCGTGGTGTAG
- a CDS encoding NAD-dependent epimerase/dehydratase family protein, whose translation MGTILVTGARGQIGSDLVAELRRRHGRDAVLETDLHPLPNGGDALYETLDVQDRDRLASLVRTHDVETVYHLASLLSATGERKPDLAWSVNVEGLRNVLRVARGHGLRVFWPSSIAAFGPATPREDTPQAGPLDPVTMYGVTKVSGELLCRYAFRQDGVDVRSLRYPGLISYAAKPGGGTTDYAVEMFYAALRDEPYICFLRPDTRLPMMYMPDAVRATIDLMDADADAISVRTSYNITAFSFSAEALAAALRKRFPSFKVAYHPDFRQAIADSWPASIDDRQARADWGWQPAFDLDRMVDDMIEHLAAQLSVAEPS comes from the coding sequence GGTACGATCCTCGTTACGGGAGCCCGAGGCCAAATCGGCAGCGATCTCGTGGCCGAGCTCCGCCGCCGGCATGGCCGCGACGCCGTCCTCGAGACCGACCTCCACCCGCTCCCCAACGGCGGCGACGCGCTCTACGAAACGCTCGACGTGCAGGACCGCGACCGGCTCGCCTCGCTCGTCCGCACGCACGACGTCGAGACGGTGTACCACCTCGCCAGCCTGCTCTCGGCCACGGGCGAGCGGAAGCCCGATCTCGCGTGGTCGGTCAACGTCGAGGGCCTGCGCAACGTGCTCCGCGTCGCGCGCGGGCACGGCCTCCGCGTCTTCTGGCCCTCGTCGATCGCCGCCTTCGGGCCGGCGACGCCGCGCGAGGACACGCCGCAGGCCGGCCCGCTCGACCCGGTCACGATGTACGGAGTCACCAAAGTCTCGGGCGAGCTGCTCTGCCGCTACGCCTTCCGGCAGGACGGCGTCGACGTGCGGAGCCTCCGCTACCCCGGCCTCATCAGCTACGCCGCCAAGCCCGGTGGCGGGACGACGGACTACGCCGTCGAGATGTTCTACGCCGCGCTCCGGGACGAGCCGTACATCTGCTTCCTCCGCCCGGACACGCGGCTCCCGATGATGTACATGCCCGACGCCGTGCGTGCCACCATCGACCTGATGGACGCCGATGCGGATGCGATAAGCGTCCGCACCTCGTACAACATCACGGCCTTCAGCTTCTCCGCCGAGGCACTCGCCGCGGCGCTTCGGAAGCGCTTCCCGAGCTTCAAGGTCGCGTACCATCCCGACTTCCGCCAGGCCATCGCCGACTCGTGGCCCGCCAGCATCGACGACCGCCAGGCCCGCGCCGACTGGGGCTGGCAGCCCGCCTTCGACCTCGACCGGATGGTGGACGACATGATCGAGCACCTCGCTGCCCAGCTCAGCGTCGCTGAGCCTTCGTAA